A stretch of Nitrospirota bacterium DNA encodes these proteins:
- the cobM gene encoding precorrin-4 C(11)-methyltransferase, translating to MQTLKVYFIGAGPGDPELITIKGRRILDNADVVIYAGSLVNPELLKGIKAEVHDSSKMTLDEIIRIMSGSIAKGNTVARLHTGDTSFYSAISEQIEKLRELKIEYEVVPGVSSAMAGAAALGQELTIPEISQTVIFTRIEGRTPVPEAERLGELARHNATMVIFLSVGMIEKVRDELLKGYSADTPVAVIERVSWHDERIVKGALKDIAEMVRNAGIAKTALIYVGESLKAPDEQLKKESKLYNKDFKHGYRS from the coding sequence ATGCAGACTTTAAAGGTTTACTTTATTGGCGCAGGCCCCGGAGACCCTGAACTTATAACGATCAAGGGCAGAAGGATTCTTGATAATGCTGATGTTGTTATTTATGCAGGAAGTCTTGTAAATCCAGAGCTTCTTAAAGGCATAAAGGCTGAAGTGCATGATTCATCTAAAATGACTCTGGATGAAATAATCAGGATTATGAGTGGTTCTATAGCAAAAGGCAATACAGTGGCAAGGCTTCATACAGGAGACACGTCATTTTACAGCGCGATATCCGAGCAGATTGAAAAACTCAGGGAATTAAAAATTGAGTATGAAGTTGTACCCGGCGTGTCTTCTGCGATGGCGGGCGCAGCAGCGTTAGGGCAGGAACTTACAATCCCGGAGATAAGCCAGACAGTAATATTCACACGCATTGAAGGAAGAACGCCTGTGCCTGAGGCTGAAAGGCTGGGTGAACTTGCAAGACACAATGCGACAATGGTGATTTTTTTAAGCGTCGGCATGATAGAAAAAGTCCGTGATGAATTGTTAAAAGGCTATTCGGCAGATACGCCTGTTGCGGTGATTGAAAGGGTGTCATGGCATGATGAAAGGATTGTCAAAGGGGCTTTGAAGGACATTGCAGAGATGGTTAGGAATGCCGGTATTGCCAAGACTGCATTGATTTATGTGGGAGAGTCTCTTAAGGCGCCTGATGAGCAGTTAAAAAAGGAGTCTAAACTTTATAATAAGGATTTTAAACATGGATACAGAAGTTAA
- a CDS encoding cobalamin biosynthesis protein, with the protein MDTEVKTPVVFYVTKNGLNLGKHLKVIYPGTQVLKFKPEDVVRLWHKNKTFIFIMASGIAVRTIAPLIKDKRTDPAVVVLDEKGRYAVSLLSGHLGGANRIAKEVAGFFGGRPVITTASDISNLTAMDLWAEGNNLAIENWNLLPKISTRLIDNGRLNVYVEQVSGIKLPAEFLAVKAPKDADVIITNKAGGLRALPAGRQVLLSKLFLRPKDLVIGIGCNSGTSAEEIESAVKKTLKKNNLSFLSIHSIATIDIKGRETGLIAFAKKYNFKINTFTPDEINSVISNLCSLAFNFSAAAYKATGAKGVAEPAAILAAETDNLLVLKQKSGNLPVAKANLRGPGSGVRGQGEKLRTLPTGRQAPKSKLYIVGIGPGDIEHITPEAQRAIKESDVIVGYGTYLDLIKELIKDKEVVSTGMTQEIDRCKKAVELAVSGKNVSVISGGDPGIYAMAGLVFEVLRGQGVKGSRGQGINKSTYRSNPRTPAYRTGRLASSNPVVKVVPGISALNACASRLGAPLMHDFASISLSDRLTPWKLIEKRLNAAAMADFVIVLYNPKSKGRAEHIKKALKIISKHRNSGTPVGIVKGAMRENEKIVITNLKNMLKHDIDMQTTVIIGNSQTYVWEKWMITPRGYENKKK; encoded by the coding sequence ATGGATACAGAAGTTAAAACCCCTGTTGTTTTTTATGTTACGAAAAACGGTCTTAATCTTGGAAAACATCTGAAGGTCATTTATCCCGGCACGCAGGTTTTAAAATTTAAACCAGAAGACGTTGTTCGCCTTTGGCACAAAAACAAAACCTTTATCTTTATTATGGCGTCAGGCATTGCTGTAAGGACAATAGCTCCATTGATAAAGGATAAAAGAACAGACCCGGCAGTTGTTGTACTGGATGAAAAGGGGAGGTATGCGGTAAGCCTTTTAAGCGGCCATCTCGGAGGTGCAAATAGGATTGCAAAAGAAGTCGCAGGTTTTTTTGGAGGCAGGCCGGTAATAACAACGGCATCGGATATAAGTAATCTTACTGCAATGGATTTATGGGCAGAGGGGAATAATCTGGCCATTGAAAACTGGAATTTGCTCCCTAAGATTTCTACAAGGCTGATAGACAATGGCAGGCTGAATGTATATGTTGAGCAGGTTTCAGGGATAAAATTGCCTGCAGAGTTTTTAGCGGTCAAAGCCCCTAAGGATGCTGATGTTATTATTACCAATAAGGCAGGCGGGCTCAGGGCCTTACCTGCTGGCCGGCAGGTTCTGCTCTCAAAACTTTTTTTAAGACCGAAGGATCTCGTCATAGGCATCGGGTGCAACAGCGGCACTTCAGCAGAAGAGATAGAAAGCGCAGTTAAAAAAACTCTAAAGAAAAACAATTTATCATTTTTATCAATTCATTCAATTGCTACCATTGACATAAAAGGCAGAGAAACTGGCTTAATTGCGTTTGCAAAAAAATATAATTTCAAGATTAACACATTTACGCCTGATGAGATTAACTCGGTAATTTCCAACCTTTGCTCTTTAGCCTTCAACTTTTCTGCTGCCGCTTACAAAGCCACCGGAGCCAAAGGAGTGGCAGAGCCGGCTGCAATCCTTGCGGCTGAAACTGATAACCTGTTGGTTCTGAAACAGAAAAGCGGGAATTTGCCTGTGGCGAAAGCTAACCTCCGGGGTCCGGGGTCAGGGGTCAGGGGTCAAGGGGAAAAACTCCGGACCTTGCCTACCGGCAGGCAGGCTCCCAAATCCAAACTCTACATTGTCGGCATTGGACCGGGGGATATTGAACACATTACGCCTGAGGCGCAAAGGGCAATAAAAGAATCAGACGTGATTGTGGGGTACGGCACATATCTTGATTTAATTAAAGAACTGATAAAGGATAAGGAAGTTGTCTCAACAGGGATGACACAGGAGATAGACCGCTGTAAAAAAGCTGTTGAGCTTGCAGTAAGCGGCAAAAATGTTTCTGTTATCAGCGGCGGCGACCCTGGGATATATGCAATGGCAGGGCTGGTGTTTGAGGTTTTGAGGGGTCAAGGAGTCAAGGGGTCAAGGGGTCAAGGAATTAATAAGTCAACTTACCGCTCAAACCCTCGAACCCCTGCCTACCGGACAGGCAGGCTTGCATCCTCGAACCCTGTTGTTAAGGTTGTTCCCGGTATTTCTGCCTTGAACGCATGTGCTTCGCGGCTTGGCGCGCCGCTTATGCATGATTTTGCATCAATAAGCCTTTCAGACAGATTGACCCCGTGGAAACTTATTGAGAAAAGGCTTAACGCAGCGGCAATGGCTGATTTTGTAATTGTCCTGTATAACCCTAAGAGCAAGGGAAGGGCGGAGCATATTAAAAAGGCATTGAAAATTATTTCAAAACACAGAAATTCAGGGACGCCGGTAGGAATAGTAAAAGGCGCAATGAGGGAGAATGAAAAGATAGTTATTACAAACCTGAAAAATATGCTTAAGCACGACATTGATATGCAGACGACAGTGATAATCGGCAACTCGCAGACATATGTCTGGGAGAAATGGATGATAACGCCAAGGGGATATGAGAATAAAAAAAAGTAA
- a CDS encoding HD domain-containing protein → MNGNDLNFFKNWFASFTKSFYFKNEEDQQNIILKVEHTYNVCVNIIKIAGDLGFDDNAMMLAETTALFHDLGRFPQYAKYKTFKDNISINHGLLGARTLIEEKILQRLSEKEQNLIVQAVKFHNTFRIPKLNNDAVILFLKLIRDADKLDILRVFIEYYETPLDKRASAAGLGLIDSPEYSKEILTCFHKRQIPSYTTLKTLCDFKLMKLTWLYDLNFQDTFKLLLERNYINRLVRYLPDAEEINRAVEALKEFVRQKASAQEVF, encoded by the coding sequence ATGAACGGAAACGATTTAAATTTTTTTAAAAACTGGTTTGCATCTTTTACAAAATCTTTTTATTTCAAGAATGAGGAGGATCAGCAAAACATTATACTAAAGGTTGAGCATACCTATAATGTATGTGTAAATATCATTAAAATAGCAGGAGATCTGGGGTTTGATGATAATGCAATGATGCTTGCTGAGACTACGGCGCTCTTTCATGATTTAGGGAGGTTTCCGCAATATGCGAAATATAAAACATTTAAAGATAACATTTCAATTAACCACGGTCTTCTTGGGGCAAGGACGCTTATTGAAGAGAAAATCCTTCAAAGGCTTTCGGAAAAAGAACAGAATTTGATTGTTCAGGCAGTTAAATTTCACAATACCTTTAGAATACCGAAATTAAATAATGATGCTGTGATACTTTTTTTAAAACTCATCAGGGATGCTGATAAACTGGATATTCTGCGAGTCTTCATAGAATACTATGAAACCCCTCTGGACAAAAGGGCATCAGCGGCAGGGCTCGGTCTTATAGATTCGCCAGAATATTCAAAAGAGATTTTAACCTGTTTTCACAAAAGACAAATACCATCTTATACAACTTTAAAAACGCTGTGCGATTTTAAGCTGATGAAACTGACATGGCTTTATGACCTGAATTTTCAAGACACATTTAAATTGCTTTTAGAGAGAAACTATATAAACAGGCTGGTCAGATATTTACCGGATGCGGAGGAAATTAACAGGGCAGTGGAAGCGCTCAAAGAATTTGTGCGCCAGAAAGCTTCAGCGCAGGAGGTTTTTTAA
- the cbiE gene encoding precorrin-6y C5,15-methyltransferase (decarboxylating) subunit CbiE: MIKIYAIGIGYKPLDKKAQEIIFNSEIILASKRLFEVFKRYQEFKKIKDRVKVINNVDETLSFIKGLLTSRITPHALRPIVLLASGDPMFFGIGRRLVEEFGRDKVEILPDLSSIQLAFSRIKEVWSDAFLMSLHGGPDPKKRRKLKNGLEDIQMLLEKHNKIAILTDKVNNPSVIAKELTSSFIPHYSSLTMFVCERLDYPDEKIIKGTPEKIAKMRFREPNVVIIEGQGSSSKVQDYKIDFGMKEDEIVHSRGLITKDEIRAIAIHKLRLPQNGVLWDIGAGSGSISIEAARLFPSLRVFAIEKDGNQISNIKKNKIRFNTANVLIIKGEAPDALKRLPAPDRVFIGGSGGRLGRIISFIAKLPVGIIIINAVTIETLNEAVKGLESKGFKTRVSEVAVSRSRLIGGRMHMSALNPIFIITGEKRLK, from the coding sequence GTGATTAAAATCTATGCCATCGGAATCGGTTATAAACCTCTTGATAAAAAGGCGCAGGAAATTATCTTTAACTCTGAAATAATACTTGCATCCAAGAGACTTTTTGAAGTTTTTAAGCGCTATCAAGAATTCAAAAAAATTAAGGATAGGGTTAAAGTAATAAATAATGTGGATGAGACATTAAGTTTTATAAAGGGTTTACTTACATCACGCATTACGCCTCACGCATTACGCCCCATCGTCCTTCTTGCCTCAGGCGACCCTATGTTCTTTGGAATCGGCAGAAGGCTTGTAGAAGAATTCGGAAGGGATAAGGTGGAAATTCTGCCCGACCTTTCAAGCATACAATTGGCATTTTCAAGGATTAAAGAAGTGTGGAGCGATGCTTTTTTAATGAGCCTCCACGGCGGACCTGACCCTAAAAAAAGAAGGAAACTGAAAAATGGACTTGAGGATATCCAAATGCTTTTAGAAAAGCATAACAAGATTGCTATTCTTACAGATAAGGTGAACAACCCGTCGGTAATTGCAAAGGAACTTACCTCATCCTTCATCCCTCATTATTCATCCTTAACGATGTTTGTCTGCGAAAGACTCGACTATCCTGATGAGAAAATCATTAAGGGCACGCCTGAAAAAATCGCAAAAATGAGATTCAGGGAGCCGAATGTAGTGATAATAGAGGGGCAGGGGTCAAGTAGCAAGGTACAAGATTATAAAATAGATTTTGGAATGAAAGAAGACGAAATAGTCCATTCAAGAGGACTTATAACAAAAGATGAGATAAGGGCAATTGCTATTCATAAACTGAGACTTCCTCAAAATGGAGTGCTCTGGGATATTGGCGCAGGTTCAGGTTCCATATCAATAGAGGCGGCAAGGCTATTCCCCTCATTAAGAGTTTTCGCAATAGAAAAGGATGGGAATCAAATCAGTAATATCAAAAAAAATAAAATCAGATTTAACACAGCGAATGTTTTGATAATTAAAGGTGAGGCGCCTGATGCGCTCAAGAGATTACCGGCTCCGGACAGGGTTTTTATAGGCGGAAGCGGAGGAAGACTCGGCAGAATAATCAGTTTTATTGCAAAACTGCCGGTTGGAATTATTATCATAAATGCCGTTACAATAGAAACTTTGAATGAGGCAGTCAAAGGCCTTGAATCAAAAGGATTTAAAACAAGGGTCTCAGAGGTTGCTGTGTCAAGGTCAAGGCTTATCGGCGGCAGGATGCACATGAGCGCATTAAATCCGATTTTTATAATCACAGGAGAAAAGAGATTGAAATGA
- a CDS encoding cobalt-precorrin-5B (C(1))-methyltransferase, with product MKKNLRSGYTTGACAAAAAKAAALLVMRNALCVIGKKSNGKPVTRHALRLTDVKIPFPDGSRHKFKIHNTGYRMQDKIVRASVIKDAGDDPDVTNGAEIVAEVRLQRSGVRGKGSEKTRIFISGGKGVGIVTKPGLAVPVGEPAINPVPRKMIEEAVMEAIKDSCELRVRSYELTDKKDSKLRNLEVTISVINGEELAKKTLNHRLGIVGGISILGTTGIVKPVSTEAWTATITSSMDVARAMGHREIVLSSGRTSEKAHMMKFNFPEECYVMMGDYLEFSLLEAKKHRFGKIHLCAQWAKMLKIAMATPQTHVRHGAIDLKQTVEFLRKQGQCVSSKGQGSRVKPACSVGRGQGLLDGEFNTAHEIFDCINSSPRLYPSSIFSKVSSAAKKYAEGIMGGISVIGHLVSYDGEVIISCD from the coding sequence ATGAAAAAGAATTTAAGGTCGGGCTATACAACAGGCGCATGTGCCGCTGCAGCGGCAAAGGCGGCAGCATTACTTGTGATGCGTAATGCGTTATGCGTTATTGGAAAAAAATCAAACGGCAAACCAGTCACTCGTCACGCGTTACGCCTTACTGATGTTAAAATTCCCTTCCCGGATGGAAGCAGGCACAAGTTTAAAATTCACAATACAGGATACAGGATGCAGGATAAAATTGTGCGGGCTTCTGTAATCAAAGATGCCGGTGATGACCCGGATGTGACAAACGGAGCGGAGATAGTTGCGGAAGTGAGACTGCAAAGGTCAGGGGTAAGGGGTAAGGGGTCAGAAAAGACACGGATTTTTATAAGCGGCGGCAAAGGCGTAGGCATTGTCACTAAGCCCGGGCTTGCTGTCCCTGTCGGCGAGCCGGCGATAAACCCTGTACCGAGGAAGATGATTGAGGAGGCGGTGATGGAAGCCATTAAAGATAGTTGTGAGTTAAGAGTTAGGAGTTATGAGTTGACAGATAAAAAAGACTCTAAACTCCGAAACCTTGAAGTAACTATTTCTGTTATAAATGGCGAAGAACTGGCAAAAAAAACCCTTAATCACAGACTGGGTATTGTTGGCGGCATATCAATTCTTGGCACAACAGGCATTGTTAAACCCGTATCCACTGAGGCATGGACAGCGACAATCACCTCTTCTATGGATGTAGCGAGGGCAATGGGGCATCGGGAGATTGTTCTTTCAAGTGGACGAACTTCAGAAAAGGCGCATATGATGAAATTCAATTTTCCTGAAGAATGTTATGTAATGATGGGAGATTACCTTGAGTTTTCACTTCTTGAGGCAAAAAAACACAGGTTCGGGAAAATTCATCTCTGTGCACAATGGGCGAAGATGCTTAAGATTGCCATGGCAACGCCTCAGACGCATGTGAGGCACGGGGCGATTGATTTAAAACAGACGGTGGAATTTCTGAGAAAACAGGGACAATGTGTAAGTAGCAAAGGTCAGGGGTCAAGGGTCAAGCCTGCCTGCTCGGTAGGCAGGGGTCAAGGATTATTGGATGGCGAGTTTAATACTGCCCATGAAATCTTTGATTGCATTAATTCATCCCCCAGACTTTATCCTTCATCCATTTTCTCAAAAGTCAGCTCCGCAGCAAAAAAATATGCAGAGGGAATTATGGGTGGAATATCCGTGATTGGACATCTTGTATCGTACGATGGAGAGGTTATAATAAGCTGTGATTAA
- a CDS encoding Mut7-C RNAse domain-containing protein, with amino-acid sequence MKFIADSMLGRLARWLRLLGYDTLYYPRIEDTLLIRIALKEDRILLTKDTHLVRRRYMRKYAEYNTRAEANKTRITYFLLNENNPFEQLKVVISALNLKDFSLMSRCAVCNAIIAGIPKENVKDLVPEYVYQTSGTFKQCQGCKKLYWEGTHPEKFRKKLSEILGTA; translated from the coding sequence GTGAAATTTATAGCCGATTCAATGCTCGGCAGGCTTGCCAGGTGGCTAAGATTGTTAGGCTATGACACCCTCTATTATCCCCGGATTGAAGACACCCTTCTTATCAGAATTGCTCTAAAAGAAGACAGAATTCTCCTCACAAAAGACACGCACCTTGTAAGGAGGCGGTACATGCGGAAATACGCAGAATACAATACGCGTGCAGAGGCAAATAAAACACGAATAACATATTTTTTGTTAAATGAGAACAACCCCTTTGAACAACTCAAAGTCGTAATTAGCGCTCTCAACCTCAAAGATTTTTCTTTGATGAGCAGGTGTGCAGTATGCAACGCCATCATTGCCGGCATTCCAAAGGAAAACGTAAAAGACCTTGTCCCTGAATATGTATATCAAACGTCCGGAACATTCAAACAGTGCCAGGGCTGTAAAAAGCTTTACTGGGAAGGGACGCATCCTGAGAAGTTCAGGAAAAAGCTGTCAGAGATTCTTGGGACTGCTTAG
- a CDS encoding BrnT family toxin yields the protein MRISQILWDEVSVYHIAGHGITPAEVEEAVFEGNSLILKGREGRYILLSQTLAGRYLTIVVAFKLKGRVKVITARGMDEKERKYYQRGGK from the coding sequence ATGCGAATAAGCCAGATACTCTGGGATGAGGTATCTGTTTATCATATTGCAGGGCATGGTATTACTCCGGCAGAAGTTGAAGAAGCAGTCTTTGAAGGGAACTCGCTTATATTAAAGGGACGGGAGGGAAGATATATTTTATTGTCCCAAACTTTAGCTGGGAGATATTTGACCATTGTTGTAGCCTTCAAATTAAAAGGCAGAGTTAAAGTAATAACTGCACGGGGCATGGACGAAAAAGAACGAAAATATTATCAGAGGGGAGGTAAATAA
- the cobI gene encoding precorrin-2 C(20)-methyltransferase, whose product MTGRLYVIGVGPGDPELLTMKAVRILKTVNCICVPKGREEGSSLALSIVKKALNLDGKEIIEAYFPMRKTKRQYQSIRVSECQRKTDASRSLDCELNSMWQQTVETVLSRLSKGTNVVFITLGDPAVYSTFFYLFDSLLELNPALNIEIIPGVSSINASAAAAKISLGLADEKIAILPVNYIDDLAKTLMNFDSVVLMKVHKVFNDIRKTLNEMNLLDNAVYIARAGMEDEKIFKDIRDVKEKDLNYFSMVIVRK is encoded by the coding sequence ATGACAGGCCGTCTGTATGTTATAGGGGTAGGACCTGGGGACCCCGAACTGCTAACCATGAAGGCAGTAAGAATACTTAAAACTGTGAATTGCATCTGTGTTCCCAAGGGCAGAGAAGAGGGAAGCAGCCTTGCATTGTCTATTGTAAAAAAGGCTTTGAATTTGGACGGTAAGGAGATTATTGAGGCATATTTCCCGATGAGGAAAACAAAAAGACAGTATCAGAGTATCAGAGTGTCAGAGTGTCAAAGAAAAACAGACGCATCACGGTCTTTAGATTGCGAGCTTAATTCAATGTGGCAGCAGACTGTGGAAACGGTCTTAAGCAGGCTTAGCAAGGGGACTAATGTCGTTTTTATCACTCTCGGCGACCCTGCGGTTTACAGCACTTTTTTTTATCTCTTTGACAGCCTTCTTGAATTAAATCCCGCGCTGAATATTGAGATAATTCCGGGCGTATCTTCTATTAATGCATCTGCTGCGGCTGCAAAAATATCATTGGGTCTTGCTGATGAAAAAATTGCAATACTTCCTGTAAATTATATTGACGATTTGGCAAAGACACTGATGAATTTTGATTCTGTAGTACTTATGAAGGTGCATAAGGTATTTAATGATATCAGAAAAACCCTGAATGAGATGAATCTTTTGGATAATGCAGTTTATATCGCACGGGCAGGGATGGAGGATGAAAAGATTTTTAAAGATATCAGGGATGTAAAAGAAAAAGACCTGAATTATTTTTCCATGGTAATTGTAAGAAAATGA